A single Xenopus laevis strain J_2021 chromosome 3S, Xenopus_laevis_v10.1, whole genome shotgun sequence DNA region contains:
- the LOC108712292 gene encoding gastrokine-1 → MKALVLITSLLAVAFATDNIDIKNKGNVGSDVHQTVNIDNHDNVANVNQYNGMDSWNTMWDYNRGLFAVRLLSKKACVVSRINRNVVPSLEYLSKASQEKQKTNAPPPPSMTYTVTKNQVRNVAQFGKHITALCNNIPTYHATEVQDPSLYETECIKSSIINILGIVICGLPPNGQKLQL, encoded by the exons ATGAAGGCTTTA GTTCTGATCACGTCTCTCCTTGCTGTAGCCTTTGCTACTGAT AATATTGACATTAAGAATAAGGGAAACGTCGGCAGTGATGTCCATCAGACAGTCAACATAGATAACCATGATAATGTTGCTAATGTGAATCAGTACAATGGTATGGACTCATGGAACACCATGTGGGACTACAACCGA GGTCTCTTTGCTGTCCGCCTTTTGTCCAAGAAAGCTTGTGTAGTTAGCAGGATAAACAGAAATGTGGTCCCCAGCTTGGAATATCTCAGCAAAGCCAGCCAGGAGAAACAG AAAACCAATGCTCCTCCTCCACCTTCCATGACTTACACCGTGACAAAGAACCAAGTGAGGAACGTGGCACAGTTTGGCAAGCACATAACAGCTCTGTGCAATAACATCCCTACTTACCACGCCACAGAGGTGCAAG ATCCCAGCCTGTATGAGACCGAATGCATAAAGAGCTCCATTATTAACATTTTGGGTATTGTCATCTGCGGGTTACCCCCCAATGGCCAGAAGCTGCAGCTCTAG